Part of the Pelmatolapia mariae isolate MD_Pm_ZW linkage group LG3_W, Pm_UMD_F_2, whole genome shotgun sequence genome is shown below.
TGACACAGGCCTTCAGCCTCAATGCCTCTGAAATAAATACAGTCAAACATATTTCTgtgaattaaaaatgaaaacggGATGAGGAGTAAAAGGAGGAGGCTGCAAGTGAAGCGGTGATTTTCAAAGGAAATTGTTGTAGTAACAGTACAAAAATACTCTTGAACAATATCGTTACGACACTTTACATCATAATAATCTAAAACAAGCATGTCTActtaaatattttgtattgtattgtgcTGGGTTTACCTATTTAAATTCCTTTTAATGCATAATgtctgtttttgcatttgcgaTTTATGTAAGAAAATCATATTTAGATTCGTCTTAAATTATTTATGATTGCTCTCTCCTGTTGCTCATTTGAAAAGCAATTAAAacacttcattttgtttttgcttgtttatttaaTTGCTTCCCAACACACCGGTCAGCCCTGACAGTGCCATCGATGCCAACGATCAAACATGATCAATATAAAGTTAATACTGCCGGTGCTGAAGTGGATAGAGAGATATGTGGGTGTAGCTGTGGGTCCCAAATCAAATTCTGATTGAAGCCCTTTAACACATCTGACTCTGAGtctgaatatttttaaattgtgctaTAAAAATCATAAAAGGATCTCGTCACATCATTTTTACGCACACTCACGTGGCTTCCTTTCACGCACGTCCGAAGGTTTAATTGGGGTCACCGCCAATTTCAGGAAGTTGTTTGTAAAGTCTAAAATGGCGAGCGAGCAGGTGAGCCTGTAAATGACGCCTTTAGGCCGCGCGGACGATGTTTGCCAACTCTAGCCTCGTTGGTGGAGCTCGCTAGCGCCAGAGGTTTTATATCCAACATGAGGGCGACCTGTGCCAAACGCAGCTTAGGCTTCCTTCGTGTCTGCGCCCTGTCCTGCTTCGTCTTCCTGCTCTGTTCCACTTGCGGTGGGCAGAACATGGCCTCTCACCAGCCCACGCTGAGGCGCAGTCGTCGGAGTCACCAAAGCGCGAAGGACAGAGGAGCGCACCGCCACCACCACAGGCCGCTGACCGACGAGCAGAAAGCGGACCAGAACCTGCAGTTCATGCTCAGTTTGTACCACAGCGCAGCCGAACAGGACGGCAGGCCCAAACAGCACCGGAAGTTCGGCTCCAACACGGTGCGCCTGCTGAGGCCCACGGCGTCATCGGTGCACTACCTGCCCGCGTCCGGAGGTGAAGAATAGCTGACTAATCTTGTTAAAAGTATCAAACTAATTGCTGGAGAGTTTTTTATGTGGCCGCAGATTTACAGAATCCGAGAATTAGTTTCATACAGTGActaaatttaaataaagaaaagaaatcatgcCAAATAAACTGCCCTTTAGTTAATTAGATTTTTACCTCTGTCTGCGGTCAATTGGAGCTTAGATGATGTGTAATACTCATGTGCTTATTTTAGCACCAGCCTCCCCATGATATTCGTTTAAGTTGAGTTCGTGTTTCTGTGTGACTGAAAAAGCATTTTGATGTATTTTTCAGTATTGTGGTAACCACGTGCGACCTTCCAGCGACCTTTGGCAGACAGCTGCCACGTAGAACTAAAACTAGTCAGATAACTTACTCAGATAACTGAAGAGGTTTGTTTgggaaatattaataaaaaaatatactaTTAATACAAAACAGCCAAACGTCATACAAAGTGTAGTTTGTCCACAGATGCTGCAGTAAGTAAATAAGACTGCCCACTTTTCATGCAGTGCATCTGTTGTGAGTCCCATGtttctgtgtaggttctcaccTCTTACTCcagctttctcccacagtccaaacacaggTCAGGTTAACTGGTGAATCTAAATATGAGCAGTTGTCTATGTGTTAGGCTATGAAAGCTTGGTGATCAGTCCAGGGTGAACCCTGCttctcaccctatgacagctaaACAACAATATGGATTTATACCAACCAgaaatttaaaaggaaaacattggTTAGATTTTTGTGTAAATTGTTAAATAGGTGTTAGGTCACCAGTGAGTGTAGGGCCTGAAAAGTGAAGCTGCTAGAGAAGAGTCTGAAATCTTCCTAGTGGCCAGCACGGGCTGCAAAAAAGAAGTTTGACTGAACAGAATTGTCACTACATCCATGTTTTTATATAAAGTAGAGTTAATTAGGTTCAATgattggggggtggggggggggtgtcatgcaaacatttttctgacaaacattttttactaTAAAGATATTTAAGTGATATTTAAGTTGTTTCAGCAGCTGGAACATCTTCAGGACGCATTTAAGTACATTTTGTAAAAATCTGTTTAAGAACTCGTGAACCTGAAACTCAAACTTAAACGCCACATTATTTTGTACTGCACAACAGCTTTTACATATATTAATGTTGGCTCTGCTTTGTTCAAAGGACTTGAAGGAGTCAGTGAGGGATAGATATGATTGATGCTGATTTATTGACTttgtctcctcctccttttcttcagaccactgctacaccttcACGGTGCAGTACAACCTCGACACTCTCCCCTCAGAGCAACTGGTGAGAGCTTCTTTTGTTCACCTTCGCTCTTCTCCGCCCTCTTCTTCCTCCACAAACTTGAGCAGCGCCCAGGCCATCCAGCCGCCCCGCTGCAGGGCTCAGATCACTGCGCTGGGTGCAGAGAGTCTGGTCACCTTGGAGCCTCACGAGCGGTGGACGGAGACGGACATCACTGCACACATCAGCAGCCACGTCCTGCGTGGGAAGGATCGAGGCCGGGGGAGGCACTTGACCCTCACTGCCCAGTACTGGTGCACAGAACCTGAGCTGGCTGAAGAGAGCAATGGCCTCCTGCGGTGGTGGAGGATTCTGTCTCGAGGGAGGACACGCTGGAGCGGTGAACCTCACCTCGAAGttccctctcttcttctgtacctggaggaggagagggaggtgaAGGACTGGATGGGAGAACTGCTTGGCACGGAAGGGGAAGGCATCATGAGGCAAATTGGGCAGTGGCATCTTTCGCTTCACCGCCGCCGTCGCTCCAAAGATTCTTCAGAGCCTCAGGATCCTTCACTTGACGCACTAAAGAATGCCCCCACTTCCTCTTCATCCTTCTCCACCCCCACCTCATCCTTGATCGTCTCTGATATTCCCAGCTACAAACACAAAACCATTACACCCAAAAACCGATGCAAGCTCCACTCTTTCCGCCTGTCTTTCGACGAACTCGGCTGGGGCCACTACTTTATCGCCCCGCCCGTCTACAACCCTCGGTTCTGCCAGGGCGACTGCCCGAGGGTGCTCCACTATGGCTACCATTCCCCCAACCATGCCATAATCCAGACGCTCATCAATGACCTGGGCGTCGGGGACGTCCCTCCTCCGTCCTGCGTGCCCTACAAGTACATGCCCATGAGCGTGCTGGTCGTGCACAAGAAGAAGGTGGAGTACAGGGAGCTGGACGACATGGTGGCAGAGTCCTGCACGTGTCGCTAAAGACTTGGAGGAGCATGTCTAAGTGATTTGAATATGCTTTGCACTGAGGGGGAGGAAAAAGAGACTTAAATAGAATTTCTGATGGGACACTGTTTTGAGCTTCAGCTTGGCAGCTAACCACAACGAGCTTTATGCTGGAAGGAGGAACCTGCTGTTGTGGTTTCCGTGTGGTTTCATGGTCcctgttgaagcaaggtggatGCTAAATGTGAATGCGGGATCTGCAGACAGAAGAAAGCCCTTACTTTCCAGTGTGGAATAACTGTACTGTAAACCCTCTGTGGCTAAAAGCACTTTGTAGGTGAATATACTGCTGATGAAATTATGGATCACTAAAAAGCAGGTTAGGTCACCCTGAATGATTATTATCCCAAACGTCccaaaaatataacaaatgtaCAAATACATAAACTAACTTTGGGTAAACACCAGTCTACATATAAGATTTAAACAGAACAAATTTAAAATCTCAGTATTCTTCCTTAATCCACAGGACTTTttcttcctgtgtgtgtctgtctgtgtgttgttctttgtgtaaatctgtttcacagcattaaaaaaaatctgggtAATGTGACGGCACTGTGCCGGGCTGCATTCTTCAGCAGGAAATTAGatgcttgtttaaaaaaaaaaaaaaaaaaaaaggtaaataaaaaaacaattttaatggACAAGAGGGTTGACCATGTTGGATGTAACTGTAGAGGCGTTGTGACATTACGTTCTTGATGTTGAgcgtgaaagaaaacaaagcgtTGTAATGGAAAAGTGTCATTTTATATAAgtgaaaatgaataataaagtaaaatgcATATTTTGTAAAGTGTTATTTATTGCtagttttggtgttttttaaaaaaaacaatttcttcAAAGTTGTTACTTAAGAacttacttttaaaaagttCAAAAGCTCCAAAAGACCTACAGACCTGCAAAGACAACTGGATTtgatcattttgttctttacaGTAAATACTGCTAGCAGATGATTAGGTTAGTTCAGCATTcgaagctttaaaaaaataaaaacctagtGTTGTTCTTTCCAAAAGCTCTAAAAACAGACCTTTTGGAGCCGAACACTAACTGTTAGTATTAATGCTTCCTTACAAAACTGCTTAAAACCTTAAACTGCTGCtgctactttttaaaaatgtgcttttatcTGCTGATGTTGACATTTTAATCATGTCCTAAATTTGAATGATGTTCCTAAGCTGTTGAAGTGCATTAACCCACTGAGTCCAACAGATggagctgttttcttttttttttctcccaaatGCATGAGGTTTACAGGAATGGGCAGAAATTCTGACATGATTCTTTAGGCTTGTATTGCCCACAGTAAAGTTAACAAAAGTATCTCTATAAATATGAACACAGCACATAAGCAGGGGTGTAAGCAGGTTTAATTCTATTGGCTTTGCATGCAGTGATCTTTGGGGCGTCCAGGTTAAGTTTTCCTTGACTTCACTCCGAAGGAATTCCTCTGAGGAAGGTTTTGAAATTTACATGAAGCCAAGCAGGTCAACCAATCACAGCATGCCCTGTACTACACATACAGTTCACCTCATGACACAGAGTTGAGGACATTTGCGGTCTATTTTCTTCATTGTTGGCATTTAGTGCTCATTGTCACATCATTTATATTCaacttatttttctttgttactTGTAATGTCTGTGACTGAACTACAAAGACTAcaatttaattaataaactcTCTATTAATGCCAACAAAAATTGTGAAACCAAAATTTAGACCTTATGATAGTTGTCCAAATAACACCCAAAAGTTTACTTTATATATATTTCCACATCAACGACCAGTTGATGTCTTGGCCTGAAAGCATCCACTCATGGATGTAAATGACCTTTAATGTGGGTTTAAAGATCAGCAGAGGTCACATTCACAACAAGCACACTGGACAAGGGCTCAAACTCAGTTTTACTAAGAGTCACAATCGGAAGATCACATCAAGAGGAAAACACATGTAGCCCATTAGCagggcggtcctagcctgtttggcgccctgggcgaacactccctctggcgcccccccccccccacacacacacacacacgcacacacacatatgaagagagagagagtatgcatagtatgcaaacggctaacaaacagacatcataattcgtcatacaatgagaacaggacaaatcaacaattgacactgactaattaatattatattattgtatatattgtttggagtttagtctgttactgttactatttttaccatttcttcttggaggaactgtaacccacataatttccttagggattaagaaagtattctgatcttaatgttttaggatacatgacctgccattatccaatgacacatctgcttacctgtatcttttgctcgtttctccttgtaggagccataattaaatgtattgaatttgaatgatcactgggttttcatttgtttggttgctatggtgatgtgtaacgggagtcacgtgggtgctagcggtgacattaagagggcgttgtcagtctgtctttcactggtttgattttgacagagaggagggctgggtagccgtagtttttgttgaccgcagcacaacgagtttccccttgttgcattagagctgtgatgttttaagagtttgaatcgcaagccgatcacattgctctgtaaacttttcaagcactttaataaacaagcaagcaattccacctctcgcattattgtgTACaattgacagcgcgtcaggcaaataggcaggctcagcctctagcgactgtggaagtcgctacactcctcctcttcttttctcttttttttaagctttaaaaacgggttgtgtgagactttaaagcaacaaaatataaaatatacattttaaattgttattgatccctttacccctggtcctaaagtgtatatttattttcttactcttcttatatttattgttcgtttacttgcactgctgtaactggagcctcgtcgtctcgtctctctatatactggactgtagcggagatgacaataaagtttactttgacttcagcagcgagcaggcgcaccgagggctctcgcgctcacttttcacgtatagaatttcgaaaaaacattggtgcaaattataagtctgtatcataatgtctgctgttttcgtgtttgttggtttgtttttatttcgcGCGCAAACGGGGCCCTCCGTTTGCGcgcctcgcaaacggagggcccccttactcccagcaaatgggcgatagaaaaccgatcggtgcctatgccattcccaatatgcgctggcatgatgtcggggcagcatgagtacgagcaagtttggggttttttttgccgatgcccgtgatgccgccccccaccacgatgccgccccgggcaaccgcccgtgtctcccgtatctaaaaccgctactgcccATTAGCCTGctttaatgaataaaaatataccCAGGATAATGATGCtcggttttaaatattttattatgttttaatttGCACCATTTGTTCATTTAGtgtgatgagaaaaaaaatccttatgaaaagttaaataatcaaccttttttttctacatcttTATTAAAGTTGAAGTTTTTAATGCCTTGGATCTGGTAATACATGACCTCGTTTGAAGTCCTCTTCCCAGAAATGAGTTCAGCCTCATCAGCCCCTGTATATTGAAAATTGTTATATATAATTGTTTCATATTACTTTTGTAAAGCAGAACAACTGGGAATTAGAGGAGAAAAATGTCAATAAAGGCCTCCTTCATTGGCTGTGATCCGTGTTTTTGCtattaaatcaaattaaaaggaGCCTTCTTTGGTAATAAGTAAATCTTTTAGCAGTCTTATAGCTTTCAAAATATTAACAGTAAAAAGTTTCAATTTAGTTTTAACTGAAGTCACTGGAGCTTTGGCAGTAAAATAAATCTATCCCCTCTTAAATTCACTGTTTCCCCCTGTGACTTTTCCGTTTACAGATATGGAGTTTATAAGGTGACTCTTGAGCTTTTTAGAGGCAAATTCATCCACAAGAGAGGATGAGGTGGCAGGTAGTGTTAagattaaaactttatttttaaatttaggtTTATGGACTACAAGCTTTTATAACTGTAGAATGAAATCatattcaaatgtaaaaatattattattatcatcattattactATGACCATTACATGTATCTAATAAGATTTCCATGGCATATTTCCATACAAAAgtcatatataatataatataatataatataatataatataatataatataatataatataatatatgtatgaccacttttagaaaaaaactcattttattgtattttatgttgTTCTCATGCCTGTTATTTTGTTTCTTATAATCTTTCTTGGAAGATAAGACATAAAATAAACTTTCCTAAACTGTGCAGCAGTTTCACTTTACAGTTTCCAAACACGCACATACATTTAGATCAAGTAGATTTAGCTCTTCCTGCAGTCCTTTAGGCTCATGAGCGCTGCACCTTTACCCCGTGTATTACACACGGACTCTCATGCATCTCGTGTTTCTTTTTGAACAGCTGAAATTTTTACTtctttcagaatcagaatactttattaatccctaaggaggTTCAGTATCACTTTATTAATAATATCTTCATGGAGCTGCCACTGACTCTTTGTCACATTCAGaattttccatctttttaaacttaGTGTCACGTCCAGGAGTTTTAGAAGAAAACAATGCATCTCTGAACCTTGTTATTATAACCGTGTTATTGTATGTAATGAGTATTATTGACAGTAAAATTATTCACTTCCTCACATCTAACTTGATAACTATGAATTCCTCTAACGGGTGGGTGAATGTACAGAAAATTAAGGTCAGCTATGTTTTCATACATtgtttattaaacaaaatatttgtaGACAGAGAAATCAATTaagcatttaaataatttaatttacaCCCTCATGAGTgttttaaagccataaataagaaaatagagatataaaaaaatcttttttaatttaaaaaaaacaaaacaaaagtgcgACTGGTGGGTTAAAACTCTTCATTTAAAAGGCAGAAGATTATTTAATCTGTAGCAGTAAGCAGTGATACTTCAATCACCAAATGCAATTAAATTTATATGTAATTTAATCAAAATATTCAGGCAGTAGTAATGATCAGATTTCTTCATTGTTGCATTGTTGTAATTTAGACACGTGTACACACTGTCTTTGCATCACTAACCGTCAATCAAAATTCACTAATAAAATATAGaataatg
Proteins encoded:
- the bmp15 gene encoding bone morphogenetic protein 15; this encodes MRATCAKRSLGFLRVCALSCFVFLLCSTCGGQNMASHQPTLRRSRRSHQSAKDRGAHRHHHRPLTDEQKADQNLQFMLSLYHSAAEQDGRPKQHRKFGSNTVRLLRPTASSVHYLPASGDHCYTFTVQYNLDTLPSEQLVRASFVHLRSSPPSSSSTNLSSAQAIQPPRCRAQITALGAESLVTLEPHERWTETDITAHISSHVLRGKDRGRGRHLTLTAQYWCTEPELAEESNGLLRWWRILSRGRTRWSGEPHLEVPSLLLYLEEEREVKDWMGELLGTEGEGIMRQIGQWHLSLHRRRRSKDSSEPQDPSLDALKNAPTSSSSFSTPTSSLIVSDIPSYKHKTITPKNRCKLHSFRLSFDELGWGHYFIAPPVYNPRFCQGDCPRVLHYGYHSPNHAIIQTLINDLGVGDVPPPSCVPYKYMPMSVLVVHKKKVEYRELDDMVAESCTCR